The Pleuronectes platessa chromosome 10, fPlePla1.1, whole genome shotgun sequence genome contains a region encoding:
- the LOC128449261 gene encoding membrane-spanning 4-domains subfamily A member 8 isoform X1 — translation MSVSITKGEGVTVFTMTVDPKSSCPPLCQIIKSLCYSPVWCTVSQQLRAAQRMSQSVLGALHIMTGLLHIGLGVILLNGRSGSGWVMDVTLFPVWMGVLFTLFGVMCILSEKFPSLCLVSINVILNMTGVAFALTAIVLYSINMAGVSLWWMCRDDYQLNYDDQIPTMSTEKRGRIMESCIYARHLALMLLRSINGVLIVLSVLELCVAISSVVLGIKDLRSKDKGENKKTGDLEQYQPLLEEITTK, via the exons ATGTCTGTCTCCATAACCAAAGGCGAGGGGGTCACTGTGTTCACTATGACCGTTGACCCCAAAAGTTCCTGTCCGCCACTGTGCCAAATCATCAAGTCCCTCTGCTACAGCCCAGTGTGGTGCACTGTGTCCCAGCAGCTGAGGGCGGCTCAGAGGATGTCTCAGTCAGTACTCGGG GCTCTGCACATTATGACCGGTTTGCTCCACATTGGCCTCGGAGTGATTCTCCTGAACGGTCGAAGTGGCTCTGGGTGGGTGATGGATGTCaccttgtttcctgtttggaTGGGAGTACTG tTTACTTTATTCGGTGTGATGTGCATTCTCTCGGAGAAGTTCCCCAGTCTGTGTCTG GTCAGCATCAACGTGATCCTGAACATGACCGGAGTTGCTTTTGCCTTAACAGCCATCGTACTCTACAGCATCAACATGGCAGGCGTGAGCTTGTGGTGGATGTGTCGCGATGACTATCAATTAAATTACGACGATCAAATCCCCACAATGTCTACAGAGAAGAGGGGCCGCATCATGGAGAGCTGCATCTATGCCCGACATCTGGCTCTG ATGCTCCTAAGAAGCATCAATGGCGTGTTGATCGTCCTGTCGGTCCTGGAGCTCTGCGTCGCCATCAGCTCTGTCGTCCTGGGGATCAAAGATCTGAGGAGCAAGGACAAGGGAGAAAATAAG
- the LOC128449261 gene encoding uncharacterized protein LOC128449261 isoform X2: protein MSVSITKGEGVTVFTMTVDPKSSCPPLCQIIKSLCYSPVWCTVSQQLRAAQRMSQSVLGALHIMTGLLHIGLGVILLNGRSGSGWVMDVTLFPVWMGVLFTLFGVMCILSEKFPSLCLVSINVILNMTGVAFALTAIVLYSINMAGVSLWWMCRDDYQLNYDDQIPTMSTEKRGRIMESCIYARHLALVIFDAPKKHQWRVDRPVGPGALRRHQLCRPGDQRSEEQGQGRK from the exons ATGTCTGTCTCCATAACCAAAGGCGAGGGGGTCACTGTGTTCACTATGACCGTTGACCCCAAAAGTTCCTGTCCGCCACTGTGCCAAATCATCAAGTCCCTCTGCTACAGCCCAGTGTGGTGCACTGTGTCCCAGCAGCTGAGGGCGGCTCAGAGGATGTCTCAGTCAGTACTCGGG GCTCTGCACATTATGACCGGTTTGCTCCACATTGGCCTCGGAGTGATTCTCCTGAACGGTCGAAGTGGCTCTGGGTGGGTGATGGATGTCaccttgtttcctgtttggaTGGGAGTACTG tTTACTTTATTCGGTGTGATGTGCATTCTCTCGGAGAAGTTCCCCAGTCTGTGTCTG GTCAGCATCAACGTGATCCTGAACATGACCGGAGTTGCTTTTGCCTTAACAGCCATCGTACTCTACAGCATCAACATGGCAGGCGTGAGCTTGTGGTGGATGTGTCGCGATGACTATCAATTAAATTACGACGATCAAATCCCCACAATGTCTACAGAGAAGAGGGGCCGCATCATGGAGAGCTGCATCTATGCCCGACATCTGGCTCTGGTAATCTTTG ATGCTCCTAAGAAGCATCAATGGCGTGTTGATCGTCCTGTCGGTCCTGGAGCTCTGCGTCGCCATCAGCTCTGTCGTCCTGGGGATCAAAGATCTGAGGAGCAAGGACAAGGGAGAAAATAA
- the LOC128449769 gene encoding 1-phosphatidylinositol phosphodiesterase, with product MKAGHKCLFFQHVLLSVLLLCHGKDVFFNDNKNLILPGSYKVAWMAGVQDFRTLSLLTIPGTHDTMARYGGPEGKCQAWTLNDQLRAGIRFLDLKVFSLFDTLYVMHGVMYQRSTFKEVLDTVKAFMSEFKTEAVLIRVQPEPLEKSTVNNKVRSLIGNDQHVWVTSGMPNMGQVRGKIVFLQESTFTLGIPLVETEGKSKVTNVKDKDNRIIKQLNQANEACGGDNAVMTYTSGTGFGTFGGMFLTPKRVAEKVNPWLDQYMRQFYPNNPRPCFGIIAMDFPGIDLIQTVINVNWGGVE from the exons ATGAAGGCTGGTCACAAGTGCCTGTTTTTCCAGCATGTTTTGCTATCTGTCCT CCTTTTGTGCCACGGAAAAGATGTTTTCTTCAACGACAACAAAAACCTCATACTCCCTGGGTCCTACAAAGTCGCGTGGATGGCAGGCGTGCAGGATTTCCGCACCCTGTCGCTCTTGACCATCCCTGGTACCCACGATACCATGGCCCGCTACGGAGGCCCAGAGGGCAAATGCCAGGCTTGGACCCTGAACGATCAGCTGAGGGCTGGCATCCGTTTTTTGGATCTCAAAGTGTTCTCTCTGTTTGACACCCTCTACGTCATGCACGGCGTGATGTATCAGCGCAGCACTTTCAAAGAGGTCCTGGACACAGTGAAAGCCTTCATGTCCGAGTTCAAGACCGAGGCGGTGCTCATTAGAGTGCAACCGGAGCCTTTAGAGAAATCCACAGTCAACAACAAGGTGCGGAGTCTGATTGGCAACGACCAGCACGTCTGGGTGACCTCTGGGATGCCCAACATGGGTCAAGTCAGGGGGAAGATTGTCTTTTTGCAGGAGAGCACCTTCACTCTAGGAATCCCTCTGGTGGAGACAGAAGGTAAAAGCAAGGTTACCAACGTTAAAGATAAAGACAACAGAATAATAAAACAGCTGAACCAAGCCAATGAAGCCTGCGGAGGGGATAATGCTGTGATGACCTACACCAGTGGCACTGGCTTCGGTACTTTCGGGGGAATGTTCCTGACTCCAAAGCGAGTGGCTGAGAAGGTAAACCCATGGCTTGATCAGTACATGAGGCAGTTTTACCCTAACAATCCAAGACCATGCTTTGGTATCATTGCCATGGACTTCCCTGGCATCGACCTCATTCAAACTGTTATTAATGTCAACTGGGGCGGTGTGGaatag
- the LOC128449768 gene encoding ubiquilin-4: protein MAEKSSSSSSDHTQDVTADKGESPGGNSMVINVRTPEGTEKIAIWEESTVSQFRQEVSKRYEASQNQLVLIFTGKVLKDTDTLKQYGIKDGHTVHLVIKNIPKSTDGRASQTSSTTSPPQQNTISTSTSTSTTSSSTPSPTVAGSTGQTPIQPANAMSGLGDLSGLLGLGMGSPNLMEMQQQMQRQMMSNPQMLSQIMGNPMFRNVMSNPDLMRQMMPGNSPMQQLLEQNPNVSRMFNNPEFMRQLQNPETLSTMSNPRVRQALEQIQQGLQILQTEVPGFVSSVPTGGLTVPPATGSSVPPQNSPSADLPPGSIPSQQMQQILQMFSGGGATVPEARFQQQLDQLNAMGFINREANLQALIATGGDVNAAVERLLV from the exons ATGGcggagaagagcagcagcagcagcagcgaccaCACGCAGGACGTCACTGCGGATAAAGGTGAATCTCCCGGAGGCAACTCGATGGTGATTAACGTCCGGACGCCGGAGGGGACGGAGAAAATAGCGATTTGGGAGGAGTCCACTGTTTCCCAG TTTAGACAGGAAGTATCCAAACGATATGAGGCCTCCCAGAACCAACTGGTGCTGATATTCACAGGGAAGGTTCTAAAGGATACTGATACTCTGAAGCAGTATGGCATCAAAGACGGTCACACCGTTCATCTTGTTATCAAGAACATTCCAAA ATCAACAGATGGCCGTGCATCTCAGACCAGTTCCACTACTTCACCACCTCAACAGAACAccatcagcaccagcaccagtaccagcaccaccagcagcagcacccccaGCCCCACTGTAGCAGGCAGCACGGGTCAGACACCGATACAACCTGCTAATGCAATGA GTGGACTTGGCGACCTGTCCGGCTTGTTAGGTCTCGGCATGGGTTCACCCAACTTAATGgagatgcagcagcagatgcagaGGCAGATGATGTCCAACCCACAGATGCTGTCGCAGATCATGGGGAACCCGATGTTCCGGAACGTGATGTCCAACCCAGACCTGATGAGACAGATGATGCCAGGCAATTCTCCGATGCAGCAGCTCCTCGAACAAAACCCAAACGTTTCTCGCATGTTCAACAACCCTGAGTTTATGAGACAG TTGCAGAATCCTGAAACCCTTTCTACGATGAGCAACCCCAGAGTCAGACAGGCCCTCGAACAGATCCAACAGGGCCTGCAGATATTACAGACGGAAGTGCCAGGATTCGTGTCCAG TGTGCCTACTGGTGGTCTCACAGTTCCTCCAGCCACAGGGAGCAGTGTCCCTCCACAGAACTCCCCCTCTGCTGACTTACCACCAGGATCCATTCCCTCTCAGCAGATGCAGCAGATCTTACAGATGTTTTCAGGCGGTGGAGCAACG GTGCCGGAGGCTCgttttcagcagcagc